Genomic DNA from bacterium:
GCATCCCGCCCGGGCGCTTCGTCGCGGCCCGTCATACCCACCCCGAAGCGGAGAACGGGCTCGAGCTCTTCTCGCGGCTTACGGTAGTTCGCTCGCCGTGGCCGGGGTAAACAGCCGTGTCGTCGGCCAGCGAGAATATACGTTCGCGGATGGAATTGTGCAGCGCCTCCGCCGAACCGCCCGGCAAATCCGTGCGTCCTACGCCCCCCGCGAAAAGGGTATCGCCTGAAAAAAGTACGCCGGGCGCATAAAAACAAGCAGAGCCGGGCGTGTGGCCCGGCGTCGCGATAACCGATAGCGAAAAACCCGGGAACTCCAACAGGTCGCCGTCCTTCAATAGCCTTGCGGCCCGAGTGCCGACGTACTTTTCCGCCAACTCGAGGTCCTCGGCAAGGACCATAAAAGGCGCGCCGGTACGGGCGGTTACTTTATCCACGGCGCCGACGTGGTCCGAGTGACCGTGGGTTGCCAGAACTGCCCCAACCTTAAACCGGCCGACGGCTTTCAAAACCTTCTTCGGCTCGGCGCCCGGGTCGATAACGACGGCGTCCTCCCCGGCGGAAACGACGTAGCAATTGGCCTCGAGCGGCCCTACGGTTACGGTTTTCACGTCCAAACTACCGCTCCCCCACGCCGACTACGGTAATCTTCCCGCCGTCGGCCGCGGTTATAACCTCTTCGCGGTCTATCAAGAAAGAAGAACCCGCTTCCAAAGCCAATACTTTCAGGCCGCCCGATAACACTAATCTTAGCGTCGCGAGGCCAACCGTCGGGATGTCGAAACGGCGGTCCTGGCCCGGCTTCATAGCTTTTACGACGACGCCGCCCTTACCGTCCGCCAATTTCGCCCCCCGCCGAACGGCCTCGTCCGTACCCTCGAGCGCCTCCGCCGCCAAAACCGCTTTATTACGCACTACCACCGTCTGGCCTATACCCAGGGACGCGAGCCCCCGCGCCTTCTCCAAACCGAACAGTATATCCTCGTACTCCTTCTTCGTCGGCTTACGCTTGGTATAAACCCGCGGTCGTACGACGTACCGCTCGAGAATATCGGTTTGCGGTAGTACCTCGAAGCCTTCGTTTTCCAGTTCGCGAACGAGCTGCGCCATCAGCTCGTTGTCGGTAAAGTCGCGGACCCGCGCCAGGATCTTCACCGCGCGAGCGTCGAATTTCAATCCCGCCAGAACAGGTGCCTTTTCGACCTTGCCCGCGAAGACGCAATACTTACCGCCGTTCTTTTTTAAAAATTTTATCGCCCTGCCGGCCTGCCCCAAACCCACTCGCTCGACGAGGATCCGGTCTTTTAACCGGCGCGCCGCGTCTTCGGTTACGCAAACGGCGAAGACGCCCGCCACGCCCTCGGGATGCCGCGCGATGGCCTCCTCGACAACCAATAGCGGCATTTGGCCCGAGCCCGCGATTACGCCTATTTTTCCGTCGAATTTTCGCACAGCGAGTCGTTATTTAGATTAACAAATTACTTTAACGCGCGCGCATATCCAGCGCGTAATAAACTATTTCAAGATACCGCGCTCGGTTCGTTTAAGGAAATCGATCACGTCGCGTGCTTCGGCGACTTGGCCCAGTTCAGCTTCCAGCTTTTCGACGGCTTGAGCCGTATTCAAGTCCTCGCGGTATATTATGTGATACGCCCGTTTGAGAGCGGCCCGCACTTCCGGGGGAAAACCGCGGCGCTGGAGGCCGATGACGTTAATGCCGACGACGCGCGTGGGGTCGCTGGCGGTTAAAGCGTACGGAATAACGTCCTGGCTGACGCGGCTCATACCGCCAATATAAGCATATTTGCCGATACGCGAGAACTGGTGAACGGCCGTCAGGCCTCCGACGAAGGCGAAGTCGCCTATTTCCACGTGGCCGGCAACCGTAGCGCAATTCGCCAAAATGACGTCATCTCCCAACACGCAATCGTGCGCGACGTGGGAATAGGCCATCAACAGGCAATTATTTCCCACCCGGGTAGTCCCCAAGGCCTTCGTGCCGCGGTTAATCGTAACGAACTCGCGTATCGTCGTGCCGCTTCCTATCGTGAGGTCGGATTCCTCGCCTTCGAACTTTAAATCTTGCGGAATCGTCCCCAAAACGGCGTGCGAAAAAACGCGACACCTCTCCCCCAAGGCGACGGCGCCCTCGAGCACCGCGTGCGGCCCGACGGCGGTACCCGCGCCGATAACGGCCGGGCCGTCAATAATCGCGTACGGCCCGACGACAACGCCCTCGCCCAATTCGGCGCGCCGGTCTACGATCGCCGTTTTATGTATATCAACCATTTATTATCCGACTTTTGAACAGATAATTAACTTTAACTCATAGCTCCTATCGCGCTGATATATTAATACGTATAAACAATAGAGCGAGTTTTCAACATATAACGACGGTTATTCGGCATTTTCCGCGCCCGAAGTTTTTTCGACCAGGCACGCTTTAAACTCACCCTCGGCGACGACCTTACCGCCGACGAACGCCTCGCCGCGCATCACGGCGATTTTCCCTTTAAATTTCAAAGGAATGAGCTTAAACACGACCTGGTCGCCGGGGACTACCGGCTGCCGAAATTTAACCTTATCTATCCCCATAAAATAGATAAGTGTATTCGCCGGGTCGTCAACCGTCTGCATAAGTAGGACGCCGCCGACCTGGGCCATAGCCTCCACGATTAATACCCCCGGCATCACCGGCGCCCCGGGGAAATGGCCCGCAAAGAACGGCTCGTTGAAGGTGACGTTTTTTACGCCCACGACGTACTCGCCCGGGCGGTAGTCGACGATACGGTCTACCAATAAAAACGGGTAGCGATGGGGAAGGTATTTCATTATGGCGCCGATATCGTAAAGCGTCTTCGAGGGGTCGAACGATGGCACGCGGCCTTTTTGCTCCATATACCTTTTCACACTCCTTATCAAACCAACATTGACGGCGTGGCCGGAACGCATCGCGATAATGTGTCCTCGGAAGCGGGCCCCGAAAAGCGTAAGGTCGCCGATCAAATCCAGGATTTTATGCCGTACGGGCTCGTCGTCGAAGCGGAGGCCTTCCTCGTTGAGCGGCCCTTGGTCGCCGACGACGACGGCACACTCCAACGTACCCCCCTTAATCAACCCCGCGCCCCGGAGCATCTCTATTTCGCTCTCCAAGGCGAAGGTCCGCGCGGGCGCTATCTCCTCGACGAAGTTGTCCTCCTCCACGTCGAAGGTGTAAAATTGGGATTTCAAGTAGGGGTGCTCGAACCTTATCGTGAACGAAATGCGGAGGCCGTCCTCGGGGACGATGGTCATCTCCGCGCCGTCATGCTTGTAGTCGAAAGGCTTATCGAGCAAGACTACCCGGCGCGGTTCGCCCTGTTCGACGATCTCCGCGCCTACGAGGGCCCGGGCGAAGACGGCGCTCGAGCCGTCCGTCGCCGGCGGCTCAGGGCCGTCTATCTCGACCAGTAGGTTGTCGATGCCCAGGCCGGTGGCCGCGGCGCATAAGTGTTCGACGGTATAGACCGTTACGCCGTTCTCCGTTAACGTCGTCCCCCGGCTCGCGCCGGTAACGTTCTCGACCCGGGCACGGACGCGGGCCCGGCCGTCGAGGTCGACCCGCTCGAAAACGACCCCCGTGTTCGGCGGCGCGGCCTTAAACGTCACGCGCGCCGGCTCGCCGGTATGGAGGCCGACGCCCTCGAGCGACACCTCTGTAGCGATGGTCCTTTGCTTCTCCTCGGTCAATATAGTCACCCGCCGGCGGCCTTAATCCTTACCCCTCTTCAACTCGGCTACTTCTTCCTCGAGTTCTTTCACGCGCTTGAAATACTTTTCCAGAAGGGCGATGCGGCCTTCGCGTCTCTTGACATCCTTCAAGGGGCGGGCCGGCCGGCCGAAAACGGTCTCGCCTTCACGGATAGACTTGGTAACGCCGCTCTGCGCCGCCAGGACCGCGCCGTTCCCTATTTCGATGTGGGGAACGATACCCACCTGGCCGCCCAAAACGCAGAATTCCCCCAACACCGTCGACCCCGCTATCCCGGTTTGGGCCGCTATTAAAGTCCCTTCGCCGATCTTCACGTTGTGGGCGATTTGGACGAGATTATCGAGCTTGGAACCGCGGCCTATCCGGGTCTCGCCCATCGTCGCCCGGTCGATGGTGCAGTTGGCGCCTATCTCGACGTCGTCCTCGATTACGACGACGCCGATTTGTGGAATCTTGTGGTGGACCTTCGCTTCGGTCGCAAAACCGAACCCGTCCGAACCGACTACCGTACCCGAGTGGATAATACAACGGTCGCCGATAATGACCCGCTCTCGGACCGTCACGTTCGGGTAAATTGAACAATCGACACCTAAGGTCGCGCCGCGACCTACGTAGGTCCCGGCACCCAACGTCGTGCGGTCGCCTATTACCGCATCCTCCCGAACGGTCGCGAAAGGGCCCACGGCCACGCCTTCGCCGATACTCGCCTTTTCGTGGATATACACAAGCTCCGATATCCCCTCCGGAACCTCCGCGGGGGGCGCGAACATCACGAGGATTTTAGCGAAGGCCGCGTACGGGTTCGGCGTCTTTATCAACGTCAAAGTCCCCGCTTCGGTCCCGGGCGCGACGACCACGGCCCCCGCCCGGGTCGCCTTCAAAGCCCCCCTGTACCTGGGGTTGGCCACGAAGGTCACCTCGTCGGGGCCGGCCTCTTTTATGCCGTTAACGCCGCGTATCACGGCGGCGCCGTTACCCGCCACTTCGCCGGCCACCGCCGCCGCCAGTTCGTCAACCGTGTACTCCGGCATACTCGTTACCCCGGCGGGCGTTACTTACTAATGCCCGCCTCTTCGTTCAACTCGCTTATTACTTCTTCCGTAACGTCGCATTTTTCGTCGGCGTATAACAAAATCGCCGAATAATCGAAAACGACTTCGTAGTCCTTCTTCACGGCGTACGATTCGATTTTTTCGTAAACTTTTTTGTACACCGGCTCGAACGCGTCACGTTCGATACGCTTATACTTCGCCAGCGCCGAGTTGCGAAAATCGAGGGCTTCTTCGTACGTAGTCTTATACGTGTCGACGGTCTCCGCCTTGGCCTCGGGGGTCAACGGGCCGTCCAATTTCTCCTCCAAGGCCTTCAAATTCTCCTGATATTCGTCCATCTTGGCGGCGTCCTCGACGCGAGCTTCGTCTATCTTCTTTGTGGCCTCCTCCCGTACCTCTTTGAACAGAACGTATTCGTCCACCACCCGCTCCATATTGACGTACGCGTACTTAAAAACCTTTTCCTCTTCGGCCGCGTATAAAACAACCGGTACGGCCAACGCCGCAACCAGCGTCAAAAGCAAAAACCGTTTTAACCGCATCTCGTCCACTCCTCGCGGGATTCGAAGCCGCGAATAATTTAATCCTCGCGGCCTCGTTTCCCGAGCCAGGCTTCCAAGCCCACGATCGATAAGTAAAAATCGAACATCTCTTCTCTCAACTCCCCCGGCGGGGAGTCGCCCCGGCGGCTATACTCTAACGTAGCATCGAGCCTACTATTTTCGTTGTTCATAAACAGGTATCCCGCACCCACCGATACGCCCGTCTTGGCGAAACGGCCGCGCTCGGTCGAATACCAGGGGACGTACGACACGCCGGCACGATAAGGCATCCGCCACAAGAAGAAAGCCTTCCGCGACGTCGCCAATCGGCCTTCGGCGCCGGCGTGAAACTCGAACGTATCGCGGTAGCCCGAACCTTCGCCGTCGACGGCGAACCGCGACCACGCCGTGTAGCGCACGTCCGCGGCGATGCGGCCCCGCGGGCCTACGACGTACGCCGCCCCTAATCCGGCCGACCACGGCATCGCGAACCGGTGGTCTTCCTCGTACAACGTAGCGTACTCCGTAGATACCGTCTCGTGCACGCGATGGGTATTCAAGATTTCGAGCGCCCCCCCCACCGACACCTTGTCCGATATTAAATAACCCGCCCCAAACGTCCCCTTTACGCCTTTATAGGCCGCCTCCAGGTTCTCCTCTATTCGCGAATAACCCTTCTCTTTAAATTCTTTGGTATAAATTTCCCTGGGCGCG
This window encodes:
- the lpxD gene encoding UDP-3-O-(3-hydroxymyristoyl)glucosamine N-acyltransferase — its product is MPEYTVDELAAAVAGEVAGNGAAVIRGVNGIKEAGPDEVTFVANPRYRGALKATRAGAVVVAPGTEAGTLTLIKTPNPYAAFAKILVMFAPPAEVPEGISELVYIHEKASIGEGVAVGPFATVREDAVIGDRTTLGAGTYVGRGATLGVDCSIYPNVTVRERVIIGDRCIIHSGTVVGSDGFGFATEAKVHHKIPQIGVVVIEDDVEIGANCTIDRATMGETRIGRGSKLDNLVQIAHNVKIGEGTLIAAQTGIAGSTVLGEFCVLGGQVGIVPHIEIGNGAVLAAQSGVTKSIREGETVFGRPARPLKDVKRREGRIALLEKYFKRVKELEEEVAELKRGKD
- the lpxI gene encoding UDP-2,3-diacylglucosamine diphosphatase LpxI (LpxI, functionally equivalent to LpxH, replaces it in LPS biosynthesis in a minority of bacteria.) — protein: MRKFDGKIGVIAGSGQMPLLVVEEAIARHPEGVAGVFAVCVTEDAARRLKDRILVERVGLGQAGRAIKFLKKNGGKYCVFAGKVEKAPVLAGLKFDARAVKILARVRDFTDNELMAQLVRELENEGFEVLPQTDILERYVVRPRVYTKRKPTKKEYEDILFGLEKARGLASLGIGQTVVVRNKAVLAAEALEGTDEAVRRGAKLADGKGGVVVKAMKPGQDRRFDIPTVGLATLRLVLSGGLKVLALEAGSSFLIDREEVITAADGGKITVVGVGER
- a CDS encoding OmpH family outer membrane protein, giving the protein MRLKRFLLLTLVAALAVPVVLYAAEEEKVFKYAYVNMERVVDEYVLFKEVREEATKKIDEARVEDAAKMDEYQENLKALEEKLDGPLTPEAKAETVDTYKTTYEEALDFRNSALAKYKRIERDAFEPVYKKVYEKIESYAVKKDYEVVFDYSAILLYADEKCDVTEEVISELNEEAGISK
- a CDS encoding bifunctional UDP-3-O-[3-hydroxymyristoyl] N-acetylglucosamine deacetylase/3-hydroxyacyl-ACP dehydratase, with protein sequence MTILTEEKQRTIATEVSLEGVGLHTGEPARVTFKAAPPNTGVVFERVDLDGRARVRARVENVTGASRGTTLTENGVTVYTVEHLCAAATGLGIDNLLVEIDGPEPPATDGSSAVFARALVGAEIVEQGEPRRVVLLDKPFDYKHDGAEMTIVPEDGLRISFTIRFEHPYLKSQFYTFDVEEDNFVEEIAPARTFALESEIEMLRGAGLIKGGTLECAVVVGDQGPLNEEGLRFDDEPVRHKILDLIGDLTLFGARFRGHIIAMRSGHAVNVGLIRSVKRYMEQKGRVPSFDPSKTLYDIGAIMKYLPHRYPFLLVDRIVDYRPGEYVVGVKNVTFNEPFFAGHFPGAPVMPGVLIVEAMAQVGGVLLMQTVDDPANTLIYFMGIDKVKFRQPVVPGDQVVFKLIPLKFKGKIAVMRGEAFVGGKVVAEGEFKACLVEKTSGAENAE
- the lpxA gene encoding acyl-ACP--UDP-N-acetylglucosamine O-acyltransferase translates to MVDIHKTAIVDRRAELGEGVVVGPYAIIDGPAVIGAGTAVGPHAVLEGAVALGERCRVFSHAVLGTIPQDLKFEGEESDLTIGSGTTIREFVTINRGTKALGTTRVGNNCLLMAYSHVAHDCVLGDDVILANCATVAGHVEIGDFAFVGGLTAVHQFSRIGKYAYIGGMSRVSQDVIPYALTASDPTRVVGINVIGLQRRGFPPEVRAALKRAYHIIYREDLNTAQAVEKLEAELGQVAEARDVIDFLKRTERGILK
- a CDS encoding MBL fold metallo-hydrolase encodes the protein MKTVTVGPLEANCYVVSAGEDAVVIDPGAEPKKVLKAVGRFKVGAVLATHGHSDHVGAVDKVTARTGAPFMVLAEDLELAEKYVGTRAARLLKDGDLLEFPGFSLSVIATPGHTPGSACFYAPGVLFSGDTLFAGGVGRTDLPGGSAEALHNSIRERIFSLADDTAVYPGHGERTTVSREKSSSPFSASGWV